One window of Nymphaea colorata isolate Beijing-Zhang1983 chromosome 1, ASM883128v2, whole genome shotgun sequence genomic DNA carries:
- the LOC116250857 gene encoding BTB/POZ and MATH domain-containing protein 4-like — protein MPDGTLEGLALSPTSSRSVTETINGSHKFVIKGYSLAKGMGVGRHIASDNFTVGGYQWAIYFYPDGKNAEDNSLYVSVFIALASEGTDVRALFELTLVDQSGKGKHKIHSHFERSLESGPYTLKYRGSMWGYKRFYRRAMLETSDYLKDDCLKINCTVGVVVSAMDCFRLHSIQVPESDIGQHFGVLLDNQEGSDVSFNVAGEKFHSHKLVLAARSPVFRAQFFEELQEDTNEIVINDLEPKVFKALLHFVYTDTLMEDELATSSSPSCSSSVSETLAAKLLAASDKYGLARLRLMCESYLCRDITVTSVASILALAVRYHAMELKAVCLKFAAENLAAVMLTEGFEYLKENCPSLQSELLKTVAGCDEECSSQGKSRSVWAQLSDGTDTNGRRVRQRT, from the exons ATGCCTGACGGCACTCTGGAGGGCCTGGCTCTTTCGCCGACGAGCTCCCGCTCGGTAACAGAGACGATCAACGGGTCGCATAAATTCGTCATCAAGGGGTACTCTCTGGCGAAAGGGATGGGCGTTGGGCGCCACATAGCGAGCGATAATTTTACCGTTGGGGGTTATCAGTGGGCGATCTACTTCTATCCCGACGGGAAGAACGCCGAGGACAACTCCCTCTACGTCTCTGTGTTCATTGCCCTCGCGAGTGAAGGCACAGATGTCAGGGCGCTCTTTGAGCTCACCCTTGTCGACCAGAGCGGGAAGGGAAAGCACAAGATTCACAGCCATTTCGAGAGGTCCCTTGAGAGCGGGCCGTATACGCTGAAGTACCGCGGTAGCATGTG GGGTTACAAGCGCTTCTACAGACGTGCTATGCTCGAAACTTCAGATTACCTGAAGGATGATTGCTTAAAGATTAATTGTACAGTTGGTGTGGTGGTGTCAGCTATGGATTGCTTCAGGTTACATTCGATACAAGTTCCAGAATCTGATATAGGCCAGCATTTTGGTGTACTTCTTGATAATCAAGAAGGATCAGATGTCAGTTTCAATGTGGCCGGAGAAAAATTTCACTCCCATAAACTGGTATTAGCTGCTCGATCTCCTGTATTTCGAGCTCAATTCTTCGAGGAGCTGCAGGAAGACACCAACGAAATTGTTATCAATGATCTGGAACCAAAGGTTTTTAAG GCTTTGCTACATTTTGTATACACGGACACTCTGATGGAGGACGAATTAGCTACATCATCAAGTCCATCCTGTTCATCTTCTGTTTCTGAAACACTAGCTGCAAAACTGTTGGCTGCTTCAGATAAGTATGGCTTGGCACGCCTTAGGCTGATGTGCGAATCCTACCTATGCAGAGACATCACTGTGACTTCAGTTGCTAGCATCCTCGCATTGGCAGTTCGTTACCATGCCATGGAGCTAAAGGCCGTTTGCTTGAAATTTGCTGCTGAGAATCTTGCAG CGGTAATGTTGACGGAGGGTTTTGAGTATCTCAAGGAGAATTGCCCCTCGTTGCAGTCCGAACTTCTGAAGACGGTTGCCGGATGTGACGAGGAGTGCAGCAGCCAGGGGAAGAGCCGCAGTGTTTGGGCTCAGCTCTCCGACGGGACGGACACTAACGGGAGGAGAGTGAGGCAACGAACCTGA